In one Lycium barbarum isolate Lr01 chromosome 7, ASM1917538v2, whole genome shotgun sequence genomic region, the following are encoded:
- the LOC132603780 gene encoding AAA-ATPase At5g57480, translated as MREYWTTLASMMGIWAFSQSLLSAVFPPELRYAILKFMHRIFSWFSAYCYYDITEIDGVNTNELYNAVQLYLSSSASITGNRLSLTRGLNSSNITFGLSNNDSLIDSFNGVKVLWEHIVTPRNSQTFSWRPLPEEKRGFLLRARKKDKAIVLTSYLDFVMERANEIRRKNQDRLLYTNSRGGSLDSRGHPWESVPFKHPSTFATLAMDPEKKSEIMDDLLDFANGESFYQRTGRAWKRGYLLYGPPGTGKSSMIAAMANFLGYDIYDLELTEVHTNSELRKLLMKTSSKSIIVIEDIDCSINLTNRKNNTTSSGVNNSNNYNVSSPPGCGEENGGNTITLSGLLNFTDGLWSCCGSERLFVFTTNHIEKLDPALLRSGRMDMHIHMSYSSFAALQILLKNYLGYDEHDVEEKILVQLEKVIEKAEMTPADISEVLIKNRRNKDKAVLELLEALKIRAERNTNNSNAVKSRVEDEEQEKRALVESPKEGGDQLLEAKCDKEEKGGHDANDDEKVL; from the coding sequence ATGAGAGAGTATTGGACAACATTAGCATCAATGATGGGTATTTGGGCATTCAGTCAAAGCCTCCTTAGTGCAGTGTTCCCACCAGAACTCCGTTACGCTATTCTCAAATTCATGCATAGAATATTTAGCTGGTTTTCAGCTTACTGTTACTACGACATAACGGAGATTGACGGTGTTAACACCAACGAACTTTATAACGCTGTTCAGCTCTACTTAAGCAGCTCTGCTTCCATTACTGGTAACCGTTTGTCTCTCACAAGGGGCCTCAATTCCAGCAACATTACATTCGGGTTATCAAATAACGACTCGTTAATTGATTCATTTAACGGCGTTAAGGTCTTGTGGGAACATATAGTTACCCCAAGAAATTCTCAAACATTTTCTTGGCGTCCATTGCCTGAAGAAAAAAGAGGTTTCTTGTTACGTGCTAGGAAAAAAGATAAGGCTATTGTATTAACATCTTATCTTGATTTTGTCATGGAAAGAGCTAATGAAATAAGAAGGAAAAATCAAGATAGGTTGTTGTATACTAATTCACGTGGAGGGTCACTCGATTCCCGAGGACATCCTTGGGAATCGGTACCCTTTAAACATCCCAGTACTTTCGCTACACTTGCTATGGACCCTGAGAAAAAGTCCGAGATTATGGATGATTTATTGGATTTTGCGAATGGAGAATCTTTTTATCAGAGAACGGGCCGGGCCTGGAAAAGGGGTTATTTGCTATACGGCCCGCCCGGGACAGGCAAGTCTAGTATGATTGCTGCTATGGCTAATTTTCTTGGTTATGATATTTATGATCTTGAATTAACCGAGGTGCACACAAATTCCGAGTTGAGGAAGTTGTTGATGAAGACTAGTTCAAAGTCTATTATTGTCATTGAGGATATTGATTGTTCTATCAATCTGACTAACAGGAAAAATAATACTACTAGTAGTGGAGTGAACAATAGCAACAACTACAATGTTTCTTCACCACCAGGGTGCGGTGAAGAAAATGGTGGGAATACAATAACACTTTCGGGTTTATTAAATTTTACTGATGGATTGTGGTCGTGTTGTGGGAGTGAGAGGCTATTCGTGTTCACGACGAACCACATTGAGAAGCTTGATCCGGCTTTATTGAGGAGCGGACGAATGGACATGCATATCCACATGAGCTACTCTTCCTTCGCGGCGTTGCAAATTCTTTTGAAGAATTACTTGGGATACGACGAACATGATGTGGAGGAGAAAATATTGGTGCAATTGGAGAAGGTTATTGAGAAGGCTGAAATGACACCAGCTGATATAAGTGAAGTGTTGATCAAGAACAGGAGGAATAAAGACAAGGCAGTTTTGGAATTGTTGGAAGCATTGAAGATAAGGGCTGAGAGGAATACTAATAATAGTAATGCAGTAAAATCAAGGGTGGAggatgaagagcaagagaaaaGGGCATTAGTTGAGAGTCCTAAAGAAGGTGGTGATCAATTGTTGGAAGCAAAATGTGACAAGGAAGAAAAAGGAGGTCATGATGCAAATGATGATGAAAAGGTACTTTAG
- the LOC132601732 gene encoding uncharacterized protein LOC132601732, protein MYTIDINKKIRVEDDQFLRNASRSLRPFGENDQSRRAIYRESIQSRNRYQPYPPDRRDNVRDKDFTRNDKRNDRGSSNRGLRNKNGSDKSLKNKETPKISEYSFNMDVSSITSTLGRIGETRWPRPLQTDPNRKDKSLICKFHGTHRHKTEDCQQLREEVARLFNLGHLREFLSERAKTHFKNRDANKQPEQEEPQHVINMIIGGVDIPQGLILKRIKVSITREKRTRNYDPEGFISFSDEDIESIVQPHNDALVISVLVNKFRIKRILVDPGSSTNIIRWRVMKQLVLLDQIVPAVRVLNGFNMACETTKGEITLPVNTTGTTQQTKFYVIEGDMGYNALFRRPWIHNMRAVP, encoded by the coding sequence ATGTACACAATAGATATCAATAAAAAAATCAGGGTCGAGGACGATCAATTTCTGAGGAACGCATCGAGATCGTTACGACCATTCGGAGAAAATGATCAATCGAGGAGAGCGATATATCGAGAATCAATACAATCTCGTAACAGGTATCAGCCTTATCCACCCGATCGAAGAGATAATGTTCGGGATAAAGACTTCACCAGGAACGATAAAAGAAACGATCGAGGTTCGAGCAACCGGGGACTGAGGAATAAGAATGGTTCCGACAAATCATTGAAAAATAAAGAGACCCCAAAAATATCAGAATATAGTTTCAATATGGATGTATCAAGCATAACATCGACTCTTGGTCGCATTGGAGAGACAAGGTGGCCGAGGCCTCTCCAGACCGACCCAAATCGAAAAGATAAAAGCTTGATTTGCAAGTTCCATGGTACTCACAGGCACAAAACCGAGGATTGTCAACAACTAAGGGAAGAAGTCGCTCGGTTATTTAATTTGGGGCATCTTCGGGAATTCCTAAGTGAACGAGCTAAGACTCACTTCAAAAACAGGGATGCTAACAAGCAACCCGAACAGGAAGAACCTCAACATGTGATCAACATGATCATTGGGGGAGTGGACATTCCCCAAGGACTGATATTGAAACGCATCAAAGTCTCCATCACAAGAGAGAAGCGAACTAGGAATTATGACCCCGAGGGTTTCATCTCGTTCAGCGATGAGGACATAGAAAGTATCGTTCAACCTCACAATGATGCACTGGTAATATCTGTACTTGTCAATAAATTTCGAATTAAACGTATATTagttgatccaggtagctcgacTAATATCATTCGATGGAGAGTCATGAAACAGCTGGTATTATTAGACCAGATCGTGCCAGCAGTACGAGTTCTTAACGGGTTCAACATGGCATGCGAGACGACGAAGGGTGAAATCACCCTGCCGGTCAACACAACGGGAACCACGCAACAGACTaagttctatgtgatcgaaggggacatgggGTATAACGCCTTGTTTAGGAGACCGtggatacataacatgagggcAGTCCCCTGA
- the LOC132603781 gene encoding probable cinnamyl alcohol dehydrogenase 1 isoform X2: protein MTSGSANENCLGWAARDPSGVLSPYEFNRRAVGSDDVLLDIAFCGICFADVVWSRNKLGHSKYPLVPGHEITGTVREVGTNVKHFKVGDHVGVGTYVNSCRECEYCSDGLEVHCEKGAIYTFDGIDVDGTVTKGGYSSYIVVNERYCFRIPENYPLASAAPLLCAGITVYTPMIRHNMNQPGKSLGVVGLGGLGHLAVKFGKAFGLNVTVFSTSISKREEALKLLGADNFVISSDEQQMMALSKSFDFIINTASGDIPFDPYLSLLKTAGTLVLVGFPSEVKFIPGNLILGMKSIVGSVTGGTKQTQEMLDFCASHKIYPEIEIVPIQYANEALERLIKKDVKYRFVIDVGNSLK from the exons ATGACTTCTGGAAGTGCAAACGAGAATTGCCTTGGTTGGGCCGCGAGAGATCCATCTGGAGTTCTTTCACCTTATGAATTCAACCGGAG GGCAGTTGGCAGTGATGATGTTCTTCTAGACATTGCATTTTGTGGAATATGTTTCGCTGATGTTGTCTGGAGCAGGAATAAACTTGGACATTCAAAATATCCTCTAGTCCCAGG ACATGAAATTACGGGAACTGTGAGAGAGGTTGGTACCAATGTTAAGCACTTTAAAGTTGGCGACCATGTTGGAGTTGGAACATATGTTAATTCATGCAGGGAATGTGAATATTGCAGTGATGGATTAGAAGTTCATTGTGAAAAAGGAGCAATATACACTTTTGATGGTATAGATGTGGATGGTACAGTTACTAAAGGGGGATACTCCAGTTACATAGTTGTAAATGAAAG GTACTGCTTTAGAATACCTGAAAATTACCCACTTGCATCTGCAGCACCTTTATTATGTGCTGGAATTACTGTTTATACTCCGATGATAAGACATAACATGAACCAACCTGGAAAATCTCTAGGTGTGGTTGGATTAGGTGGTCTAGGTCACTTAGCAGTGAAGTTTGGAAAGGCTTTTGGATTGAATGTAACAGTATTCAGTACAAGTATATCTAAAAGAGAAGAGGCGTTGAAGCTTCTTGGAGCAGACAATTTTGTAATTTCATCAGACGAACAGCAGATGATG GCGCTGAGTAAGTCGTTTGACTTCATTATTAACACTGCTTCTGGAGATATTCCTTTTGATCCATACTTGTCACTGTTAAAGACTGCGGGCACTCTTGTTCTGGTTGGCTTCCCAAGTGAAGTGAAATTTATTCCAGGGAACTTAATCCTCG GTATGAAGAGCATCGTTGGGAGTGTAACTGGTGGAACAAAGCAGACACAAGAAATGCTGGATTTCTGTGCTTCCCACAAAATTTATCCAGAGATTGAGATAGTCCCAATACAGTATGCTAATGAAGCACTCGAAAGGTTGATAAAGAAGGATGTCAAATATCGTTTTGTAATTGATGTAGGGAACAGCCTCAAGTAA
- the LOC132603781 gene encoding probable cinnamyl alcohol dehydrogenase 1 isoform X1, with protein MSYNLCIVEMTSGSANENCLGWAARDPSGVLSPYEFNRRAVGSDDVLLDIAFCGICFADVVWSRNKLGHSKYPLVPGHEITGTVREVGTNVKHFKVGDHVGVGTYVNSCRECEYCSDGLEVHCEKGAIYTFDGIDVDGTVTKGGYSSYIVVNERYCFRIPENYPLASAAPLLCAGITVYTPMIRHNMNQPGKSLGVVGLGGLGHLAVKFGKAFGLNVTVFSTSISKREEALKLLGADNFVISSDEQQMMALSKSFDFIINTASGDIPFDPYLSLLKTAGTLVLVGFPSEVKFIPGNLILGMKSIVGSVTGGTKQTQEMLDFCASHKIYPEIEIVPIQYANEALERLIKKDVKYRFVIDVGNSLK; from the exons ATGTCATACAACTTGTG CATAGTTGAAATGACTTCTGGAAGTGCAAACGAGAATTGCCTTGGTTGGGCCGCGAGAGATCCATCTGGAGTTCTTTCACCTTATGAATTCAACCGGAG GGCAGTTGGCAGTGATGATGTTCTTCTAGACATTGCATTTTGTGGAATATGTTTCGCTGATGTTGTCTGGAGCAGGAATAAACTTGGACATTCAAAATATCCTCTAGTCCCAGG ACATGAAATTACGGGAACTGTGAGAGAGGTTGGTACCAATGTTAAGCACTTTAAAGTTGGCGACCATGTTGGAGTTGGAACATATGTTAATTCATGCAGGGAATGTGAATATTGCAGTGATGGATTAGAAGTTCATTGTGAAAAAGGAGCAATATACACTTTTGATGGTATAGATGTGGATGGTACAGTTACTAAAGGGGGATACTCCAGTTACATAGTTGTAAATGAAAG GTACTGCTTTAGAATACCTGAAAATTACCCACTTGCATCTGCAGCACCTTTATTATGTGCTGGAATTACTGTTTATACTCCGATGATAAGACATAACATGAACCAACCTGGAAAATCTCTAGGTGTGGTTGGATTAGGTGGTCTAGGTCACTTAGCAGTGAAGTTTGGAAAGGCTTTTGGATTGAATGTAACAGTATTCAGTACAAGTATATCTAAAAGAGAAGAGGCGTTGAAGCTTCTTGGAGCAGACAATTTTGTAATTTCATCAGACGAACAGCAGATGATG GCGCTGAGTAAGTCGTTTGACTTCATTATTAACACTGCTTCTGGAGATATTCCTTTTGATCCATACTTGTCACTGTTAAAGACTGCGGGCACTCTTGTTCTGGTTGGCTTCCCAAGTGAAGTGAAATTTATTCCAGGGAACTTAATCCTCG GTATGAAGAGCATCGTTGGGAGTGTAACTGGTGGAACAAAGCAGACACAAGAAATGCTGGATTTCTGTGCTTCCCACAAAATTTATCCAGAGATTGAGATAGTCCCAATACAGTATGCTAATGAAGCACTCGAAAGGTTGATAAAGAAGGATGTCAAATATCGTTTTGTAATTGATGTAGGGAACAGCCTCAAGTAA
- the LOC132603781 gene encoding probable cinnamyl alcohol dehydrogenase 1 isoform X3, whose translation MNSTGVGSDDVLLDIAFCGICFADVVWSRNKLGHSKYPLVPGHEITGTVREVGTNVKHFKVGDHVGVGTYVNSCRECEYCSDGLEVHCEKGAIYTFDGIDVDGTVTKGGYSSYIVVNERYCFRIPENYPLASAAPLLCAGITVYTPMIRHNMNQPGKSLGVVGLGGLGHLAVKFGKAFGLNVTVFSTSISKREEALKLLGADNFVISSDEQQMMALSKSFDFIINTASGDIPFDPYLSLLKTAGTLVLVGFPSEVKFIPGNLILGMKSIVGSVTGGTKQTQEMLDFCASHKIYPEIEIVPIQYANEALERLIKKDVKYRFVIDVGNSLK comes from the exons ATGAATTCAACCGGAG TTGGCAGTGATGATGTTCTTCTAGACATTGCATTTTGTGGAATATGTTTCGCTGATGTTGTCTGGAGCAGGAATAAACTTGGACATTCAAAATATCCTCTAGTCCCAGG ACATGAAATTACGGGAACTGTGAGAGAGGTTGGTACCAATGTTAAGCACTTTAAAGTTGGCGACCATGTTGGAGTTGGAACATATGTTAATTCATGCAGGGAATGTGAATATTGCAGTGATGGATTAGAAGTTCATTGTGAAAAAGGAGCAATATACACTTTTGATGGTATAGATGTGGATGGTACAGTTACTAAAGGGGGATACTCCAGTTACATAGTTGTAAATGAAAG GTACTGCTTTAGAATACCTGAAAATTACCCACTTGCATCTGCAGCACCTTTATTATGTGCTGGAATTACTGTTTATACTCCGATGATAAGACATAACATGAACCAACCTGGAAAATCTCTAGGTGTGGTTGGATTAGGTGGTCTAGGTCACTTAGCAGTGAAGTTTGGAAAGGCTTTTGGATTGAATGTAACAGTATTCAGTACAAGTATATCTAAAAGAGAAGAGGCGTTGAAGCTTCTTGGAGCAGACAATTTTGTAATTTCATCAGACGAACAGCAGATGATG GCGCTGAGTAAGTCGTTTGACTTCATTATTAACACTGCTTCTGGAGATATTCCTTTTGATCCATACTTGTCACTGTTAAAGACTGCGGGCACTCTTGTTCTGGTTGGCTTCCCAAGTGAAGTGAAATTTATTCCAGGGAACTTAATCCTCG GTATGAAGAGCATCGTTGGGAGTGTAACTGGTGGAACAAAGCAGACACAAGAAATGCTGGATTTCTGTGCTTCCCACAAAATTTATCCAGAGATTGAGATAGTCCCAATACAGTATGCTAATGAAGCACTCGAAAGGTTGATAAAGAAGGATGTCAAATATCGTTTTGTAATTGATGTAGGGAACAGCCTCAAGTAA